From Saccharomycodes ludwigii strain NBRC 1722 chromosome IV, whole genome shotgun sequence, one genomic window encodes:
- a CDS encoding YciI family protein, with protein sequence MAIEWIAIIYDKPGSDRTPYRPQHLKDIPPNVENGKIVSAGAIYKDVIDGKPTNFAGSMLNLVADTKEEALDIIRNDVFAKNGVWDVENVLIYPFGCAVRKEKK encoded by the coding sequence ATGGCTATTGAATGGATTGCTATTATCTATGACAAACCAGGTTCTGACAGAACACCTTATAGACCACAAcatttaaaagatattcCACCAAATGTGGAAAATGGCAAAATTGTTAGCGCTGGTGCTATCTATAAAGACGTTATCGATGGCAAACCAACCAATTTTGCCGGATCCATGCTAAATTTAGTTGCTGATACCAAAGAAGAAGCATTGGACATTATTAGAAATGACGTTTTTGCTAAAAACGGTGTTTGGGATGttgaaaatgttttaatttatccATTTGGTTGTGCTgttagaaaagaaaagaaataa
- a CDS encoding uncharacterized protein (similar to Saccharomyces cerevisiae YNL026W | SAM50 | Sorting and Assembly Machinery), whose product MSEQLAKQIQLSNIDHNSNILLYVTDIKINELGIDKSNSKIKSLTNINPYFGLSESFYRQLLDSVLSNPLQNVSNLVDTLASIKQKLLYTGLFSSITIDLDLSEKTKNVPNNSFGSSIKPLPLTAMISLTPFPHNKFQSTSSTSSSDNSLLTQYNIFNSLGQAENIGFNAGVNLNNDYKLDEKQAGLSIIYPLPSNPSFKSVLASNFTDIKKNKNFQPATHNQFSTSIGVQKNWANNVCPVLYNGLSFVRRDDKSSNAFLKTAFVSSLILDNRKFFNSFPTNGFKLEINNELTLSQSDKNTFKKLNNFNKLNFQAEIHSPIITSQNRITASLLGQFDLIHVLHDPNSDGTDIPSIDCIHNMDMLYLNGLKGFKPNLQSKYGLYSLKGLLSYKFPYTKITSPLRFQVFGHVGNVFNNWHDATQLPAFSAGFSLIYQSSIAALDLSYSIPLSNRPQDIAEPGFSFGCALSFF is encoded by the coding sequence atgtcAGAGCAACTAGCAAAACAAATACAGCTATCTAACATAGATCATAATTCCAATATCTTATTGTACGTAACCGATATTAAGATTAATGAGTTAGGTATCGACAAAAGTAACAGTAAGATTAAGTcattaacaaatataaaccCATATTTCGGTTTGAGTGAAAGTTTTTACAGACAATTATTGGACTCGGTGTTATCCAACCCTTTACAAAATGTTTCTAATTTAGTTGATACTTTAGCTAgcattaaacaaaaattactCTATACGGGACTATTTTCCAGTATTACCATTGATTTGGACTTGTCAGAAAAAACCAAGAATGTTCCAAACAATAGTTTTGGTTCCTCGATCAAACCATTGCCTTTAACTGCTATGATTTCATTAACTCCATTCCCTCATAACAAATTTCAATCAACCAGTTCCACCTCTAGTTCTGataattctttattaaCTCAATACAAcatatttaattctttagGTCAAGCTGAAAATATTGGTTTCAATGCTGGTGTTAATCTGAACAATGATTACAAACTTGATGAAAAACAAGCGGGATTATCTATTATATATCCATTGCCTTCCAATCCATCTTTTAAAAGCGTTTTAGCTTCAAATTTTactgatattaaaaaaaataaaaattttcaacCAGCAACACACAACCAATTTAGTACTTCGATTGGTgtccaaaaaaattgggCCAACAATGTATGTCCAGTTTTGTATAACGGCTTAAGTTTTGTTAGAAGAGATGATAAAAGTTCCAATgcttttttgaaaactgCCTTTGTATCATCTTTGATCCTTGATAATAGGAAATTCTTTAATTCCTTCCCAACCAATGGTTTTAAATTGGAAATTAACAACGAATTAACTTTGAGTCAATCAGATAAgaatacttttaaaaaattgaacaattttaataaattgaattttCAAGCTGAAATTCACTCTCCAATTATCACTTCACAAAACCGAATTACTGCGTCTTTACTAGGACAATTTGATCTAATTCACGTCTTACATGATCCAAACAGCGATGGTACCGATATTCCTTCAATCGATTGTATTCATAATATGGATATGCTATACTTGAACGGATTAAAAGGCTTCAAACCAAATTTACAGAGCAAATATGGCTTGTATTCCTTAAAAGGGTTGCTCTCTTATAAATTTCCATACACCAAAATAACCTCTCCTTTAAGATTTCAAGTATTTGGTCATGTAGGTAATGTTTTCAATAACTGGCATGATGCAACCCAACTGCCTGCTTTTTCAGCCGGTTTTAGTTTAATTTATCAATCATCTATTGCTGCTTTAGACTTATCTTATTCCATTCCATTATCTAATAGGCCCCAAGATATCGCCGAACCTGGGTTTTCTTTTGGATGTGCATTATCATTCTtctaa
- the XRS2 gene encoding Xrs2p (similar to Saccharomyces cerevisiae YDR369C | XRS2 | X-Ray Sensitive) has translation MWIYEYIHTRKDESCLSSGTNPSNLVGTRILELYKEHSIGRSSKCTFCFKDDKSLSRQHLSFKMIEKNDMHNMTNNCKDDALIKQEYALVVHNMGKKTRLITGHDTGVNMTTNTDSSDIHRDGNKLFKDIDSKDIITIDPPNSTTKYGFELGNDTFIEFTFSPTVWLITNTDTSRKIHQYIEALNNVGVFAVSDIPIKFKPDLMIITKTPSDYDPDIKNNTNIHSYYLNYLYALTNRINIVDETFVKKFLDITQFNPLQLSSLINQCKILTYDSKLDAAIDKLQTMTFNFGNNALKRYVEKYIPAMKQDTTSINYSGKLVNISTLQDIKEIVECILINDFSAIITMQDQDTTINRTDNDNKRKRRRPIEKLENMMLRENYKEEKEVEPVVAMNETIHINGTNNTNTRGNSSVENKRKKKKVLQGIDDMVIFNGNLDSSDNNGVTDRNRNGVSSIKNNDKNNMINVKNNRITKRITSTNKSKVIPLKRHNSFSISEQQEQKEQKPINNYDITQSKNVIPPNDLNSRKKEYILNNNNTDKGKRSNELSAKRMKSVIDEVKSKEIDKITRSTTYATVDEAELTEEAITNFAAMAIVVAPAKNIMRKTNNSPAFKKQNHASPQKRKNFKKFVKVWPKKSDDEPPSNQAASIVKNKAYLITRNFIPLKNYDRNSRTHIPDSDDEFLENGNASSNFSGNIVIEKENFIESANYNNHINHDDDNNNNNKENGLFVTEPQESSQDLEYFNSQDENKFSFTLQRNITTVRNPDVLSRTPTPTVLPAYTHCYRNRTSNELILESENKNCVDGSINGENGIKDHKVRRIAKKREYHKYEDDDDDDDEPSFKFKSKS, from the coding sequence ATGTGGATTTATGAGTACATTCATACTCGTAAAGATGAATCATGTCTGTCTTCAGGCACAAACCCATCTAACTTAGTTGGTACCCGAATATTAGAATTATACAAAGAACACAGTATTGGGAGGTCAAGTAAGTGTACTTTCTGTTTCAAAGATGACAAATCCCTATCTAGACAACACTTAAGTTTTAAAatgattgaaaaaaatgatatgcACAATATGACCAATAATTGTAAAGATGATGCATTAATTAAACAAGAATATGCTTTGGTGGTACATAACATggggaaaaaaacaagactTATAACTGGTCATGATACTGGGGTTAATATGACCACGAATACAGATAGTTCTGATATCCATAGGGACGGTAACAAACTGTTTAAAGATATTGACagtaaagatattattacaatAGATCCGCCAAACTCGACAACAAAATATGGGTTTGAATTGGGTAATGATACTTTTATCGAGTTTACATTTTCTCCAACTGTTTGGCTTATAACAAATACTGACACTTCTAGGAAGATTCATCAATATATTGAGGCTTTGAATAATGTTGGCGTATTTGCGGTTTCAGATATTCCAATCAAATTTAAACCTGATTTAATGATTATAACCAAAACACCAAGTGACTACGATCctgatattaaaaataatactaatatacattcttattatttgaaCTACCTATACGCATTAACCAACAGAATAAATATTGTGGATGAAACATTtgtaaaaaagtttttggaTATAACCCAGTTCAATCCACTACAATTAAGCTCTTTAATAAACCAATGCAAAATACTTACATATGATTCAAAATTGGATGCTGCAATTGACAAGTTACAAACAATGACTTTTAACTTTGGCAACAATGCTTTAAAAAGATATgtagaaaaatatatacctGCAATGAAGCAAGATACAACGAGTATTAATTATTCTGGTAAACTTGTTAATATAAGTACACTTCAAGATATTAAGGAAATAGTTGAAtgtatattaataaatgatTTTAGCGCAATTATTACGATGCAAGATCAAGACACTACAATTAATCGTACTGACAACGACAACAAAAGGAAGAGAAGAAGACCAATTGAAAAGTTAGAGAATATGATGTTAAGAGAAAATTACAAGGAGGAAAAAGAAGTGGAACCTGTGGTAGCAATGAATGAGACAATTCATATCAATGgaactaataatactaatacgCGTGGAAATAGTAGCgttgaaaacaaaagaaagaaaaaaaaagttttgcAAGGCATTGATGATATGGTAATATTTAATGGAAACCTGGATTCcagtgataataatggcGTGACTGATCGCAATCGAAATGGTGTATCCAGCATTAagaataatgataaaaacaacatgataaatgttaaaaataacagaaTTACCAAGCGCATTACCAGTACTAATAAATCCAAAGTTATTCCATTGAAAAGACACAACTCTTTTTCGATTTCAGAACAACAGGAACAAAAGGAACAAAaaccaataaataattatgataTTACTCAATCTAAGAATGTAATACCTCCTAATGACTTGAATTCACGGAAAAAGGagtatatattaaataacaacaataccGACAAAGGTAAAAGAAGTAATGAACTATCAGCGAAAAGAATGAAGAGTGTAATCGATGAAGTTAAAAGTAAAGAAATCGATAAAATAACCCGATCGACAACATATGCGACAGTAGATGAAGCTGAGTTGACAGAAGAAGCTATCACTAACTTTGCAGCAATGGCAATCGTGGTTGCACCtgctaaaaatataatgagGAAAACCAATAATTCACCAGCATTCAAAAAACAGAACCATGCTTCAccacaaaaaagaaagaactttaaaaagtttGTCAAAGTGTggccaaaaaaaagtgacGATGAACCGCCATCCAACCAAGCTGCAtcaattgttaaaaataaggcATATTTAATCACCAGAAATTTTATACCGCTAAAAAATTACGATAGGAACTCAAGAACACACATACCAGATTCTGATGACgaatttttagaaaatggGAACGCCAGTAGCAATTTTAGTGGTAATATAGTTATtgagaaagaaaattttattgaatCTGCAAATTACAACAATCATATTAAtcatgatgatgataataacaacaacaacaaagaaaacGGTCTCTTTGTTACAGAACCACAAGAGTCTAGTCAAGATTTAGAATATTTTAACTCACAAGATGAAAATAAGTTTTCCTTTACCCTACAAAGAAACATTACTACCGTTAGAAATCCTGATGTTTTGTCACGCACACCAACACCTACGGTGTTACCAGCGTATACACATTGTTACAGGAATAGAACAAGTAATGAACTAATATTGGAATCAGAGAATAAAAACTGTGTCGATGGTAGCATTAATGGGGAGAATGGGATAAAAGATCATAAAGTAAGAAGAATCgctaaaaaaagagaatatCACAAATACGAggatgatgacgatgacgACGACGAACCGagttttaaattcaaatctAAGTCATAa
- the LEO1 gene encoding Paf1-complex subunit LEO1 (similar to Saccharomyces cerevisiae YOR123C | LEO1 | LEft Open reading frame) codes for MSEPDKQDQASPTVTTTTVVSSPNAQQEEEQTSEKKMDLGIGLGNKEHPEVDKKHENKDATRNDGEDNQDKEKVITDEQGQTINKEEDKQKEEEKEEEEKEEEEKEEEKQKEKQKEEQEEEQEQEQEQEQEQEQEQEEEQEEEQQEEQEEEQEEEKEEKEDEDEAQQNNEEIQEEIDDLFGSDEEEEEEDAIVTGKSKRLSSNTEAIDDNGDEEQEMYNRKFLGQEDEEDSDGETGIEVDEIKEADVEISKHIVPYKTFNVDNTNIIYHVKVPHFLTIDPISFDPQEYEEKVNERFQNHNLDKADVLDAGLIDENTIRWRYSRDSETNKVLKESNASIVQWNDGTYSLKLGNEYTDILINDTDNTFLVTAYEEQELMQCVEGGEITKNMMFIPTSMNSKLHKRLTKAVTKRKINDIDNSGPRAFIVRKDPELEQRELEKKQEQIIRERRRKQFKEMEQKENSNNPPGSVKFRNGSSSKHTGGNAVRGGRQDEYDDDTGFIDDAGSDMEEEEEEDNDESGDEEEEEEEEEYDDDDDSEDDLANERLKQAKRGVKASVEELGEDEEGEEKVIEEDEESDGTRVINKRRKITIEDDEE; via the coding sequence atgtCAGAACCAGACAAGCAAGACCAAGCTTCTCCAACCGTCACCACTACTACCGTAGTCTCTAGCCCTAATGCTCAACAAGAAGAGGAACAAActtctgaaaaaaaaatggatttaGGAATTGGTCTTGGAAATAAAGAACATCCTGAGGTTGATAAAAAACACGAAAATAAAGATGCGACAAGGAATGATGGAGAGGATAACCAagacaaagaaaaagtgaTAACAGATGAACAAGGTCAAACAATCAACAAAGAGGAAgacaaacaaaaagaagaagagaaagaagaagaagagaaagaagaagaagagaaagaagaagaaaaacaaaaagaaaaacaaaaagaagaacaagaagaagaacaagaacaagaacaagaacaagaacaagaacaagaacaagaacaagaagaagaacaagaagaagaacaacaagaagaacaagaagaagaacaagaagaagaaaaagaggaaaaagaagatgaagacGAAGCtcaacaaaataatgaagaaaTACAAGAAGAAATTGACGACCTATTCGGTAgcgatgaagaagaagaagaagaagatgcaATTGTAACTGGCAAATCCAAAAGACTGTCTTCAAATACAGAGGCTATTGATGATAATGGTGATGAGGAACAGGAAATGTACAATAGGAAATTTTTAGGTcaagaagatgaagaggATTCTGACGGAGAGACTGGTATCGAAGTAGATGAAATCAAGGAAGCAGATGTTGAAATATCCAAGCACATTGTTCCCTACAAGACTTTTAACGTggataatactaatataatatatcatGTCAAAGTACCACATTTTTTGACCATAGATCCGATTTCGTTTGACCCACAAGAATATGAGGAAAAGGTCAACGAAAGGTTTCAAAACCACAACCTAGATAAAGCTGATGTTTTAGATGCGGGATtaattgatgaaaataCCATTAGATGGCGATATTCGAGAGACAGTGAGACAaacaaagttttaaaagaaagtaATGCAAGCATTGTGCAATGGAACGATGGAACatattctttaaaattagGAAATGAATATACTgatattttgataaatgACACAGACAACACTTTTTTGGTTACTGCTTACGAGGAACAAGAATTAATGCAATGTGTTGAAGGGGGGGAAATTACTAAGAATATGATGTTTATTCCAACCAGTATGAATTCCAAGCTACATAAAAGATTGACTAAAGCTGTaaccaaaagaaaaattaatgacaTTGATAACAGTGGACCAAGAGCATTTATTGTTCGTAAGGACCCTGAACTTGAGCAAAGAGAATTGGAAAAGAAACAGGAACAGATTATCAGAGAAAGAAGGagaaaacaatttaaagaaaTGGAGCAGAAGgaaaattcaaataatcCACCTGGGAGTGTTAAGTTTAGAAATGGAAGTAGTAGCAAGCATACAGGAGGAAACGCCGTCCGTGGGGGTAGACAGGATGAATATGATGATGACACTGGATTTATTGATGATGCTGGTAGTGACatggaagaagaagaagaagaagataatGATGAGAGTGGAgacgaagaagaagaagaagaggaagaagagtatgatgatgatgatgatagtGAAGATGATTTGGCAAACGAGAGATTAAAACAGGCTAAAAGAGGTGTGAAGGCTAGCGTTGAAGAATTAggtgaagatgaagaaggAGAGGAGAAAGTAATAGAGGAAGACGAAGAATCGGATGGTACCAgagttattaataaaagaaggaaaataacaatTGAAGATGACGAAGAATGA
- the PFY1 gene encoding profilin (similar to Saccharomyces cerevisiae YOR122C | PFY1 | ProFilin of Yeast) yields the protein MSWQAYTDNLVATGNLDKAAIYSRAGDSVWASSNGLALQPNEIKDIVTGFDNPSGLQSNGLHVNGQKYMLIRADDRSIYGRHDAEGVICVRTKQTILVAHYPSGVQAGTATTVVEQLADYLINAQY from the coding sequence ATGTCCTGGCAAGCTTATACTGACAACTTAGTTGCTACTGGTAACTTGGATAAAGCAGCTATTTACTCTAGAGCAGGTGATTCTGTTTGGGCTTCTTCCAATGGATTGGCTTTACAACcaaatgaaattaaagatATTGTAACTGGTTTTGATAATCCATCTGGTTTACAAAGTAATGGTTTGCATGTAAATGGTCAGAAGTATATGTTGATCAGAGCTGATGACAGGAGTATTTATGGTAGACATGACGCTGAAGGTGTTATTTGTGTTAGAACAAAACAAACTATCTTAGTTGCCCACTACCCAAGTGGTGTTCAAGCTGGTACTGCTACTACTGTTGTTGAACAATTAGCTGACTATTTGATCAACGCTCAATATTAA
- the CTS2 gene encoding putative chitinase (similar to Saccharomyces cerevisiae YDR371W | CTS2 | ChiTinaSe) — protein MFFLPDAIKHSIKNALLSKTIPENGQYGKDNINFKPQQELTIPTDKNTTNDYICGVYYTNWSPYPPRNHFPQQIDFTRITNVYYSFFIINPKTGKILSSDDWADFEMNVFKKMYIDLPTNQRKKSDKLLSYKNADKILGKGLISEFYYLKTSAFLSQYSGLSTHGNFKTVMSIGGWSNKDSFHLIAHDNTKFNNFINSAVDTMFKYGFDGIDIDWEFPVNDGVEPVKFLNMVRIIGEKLNMLEKNIYGTKPQNIIDSDAHFLLTVAIPCAEETLSIMKLNQMDRYVDYWNLMAYDFKGEWSTTAGFHSNLYNKDNQKYNKKYKRTHFRNDESELSVDLGVKYLLNNTNINSKKIILGMPMYGRGFTHVNSNSIEKITNGSVSYSGVGGLSDGEPGMWLYNQLPLRNGNNAKVSASSMNNEHFDSEAVSAYSFDPNNKTFVGYDNQQSMVVKAEYVQKMKLGGGFWWESCGENSAKPLIKAFHDSIPNASWDSKKQKSLWNNSQVIEYYLKEYGEEGFLSKMMQSQLYRKNNS, from the coding sequence atgttttttttaccgGATGCGATTAAACATTCCATTAAAAATGCCTTGTTAAGCAAGACTATTCCTGAAAATGGACAATATGGAAAagataatataaattttaaaccaCAACAAGAATTAACCATTCCGACCGATAAAAATACTACAAATGACTACATTTGTGGCGTTTATTACACCAATTGGTCACCATATCCACCAAGAAATCATTTCCCACAACAAATAGATTTCACAAGAATTACTAATGTTTActactctttttttatcattaatcCTAAAACTGGGAAAATTCTGTCTAGTGATGATTGGGCCGATTTTGAAATGaatgttttcaaaaaaatgtacATCGATTTACCTACAAATCAAAGGAAAAAGTCTGATAAATTACTTTCTTATAAGAATGCTGATAAAATTTTGGGTAAGGGTTTGATAAGcgaattttattatttgaaaacatCTGCTTTTTTATCACAATATAGTGGTTTGTCAACTCACggtaattttaaaacagtAATGAGTATTGGTGGCTGGTCCAACAAGGATAGTTTCCATCTTATTGCACATGATAACACTAAATTCAATAACTTTATAAATAGCGCTGTTGACACCATGTTTAAATATGGGTTTGATGGTATCGATATCGATTGGGAATTTCCTGTTAATGATGGTGTTGAGCctgtaaaatttttaaatatggTGAGAATCATTggagaaaaattaaatatgttagaaaaaaatatttatggAACAAAACCACAGAACATTATCGACAGTGACGCACATTTTTTACTAACTGTTGCCATTCCATGTGCAGAAGAAACTTTGTCAATTATGAAATTAAACCAAATGGATAGGTACGTTGATTATTGGAACCTAATGGCTTATGACTTTAAAGGCGAATGGTCAACCACTGCAGGATTCCACtctaatttatataataaagataaccaaaaatataataaaaaatataagagAACACATTTCCGTAATGATGAATCGGAGTTAAGTGTTGATTTAGgtgttaaatatttattgaataataccaatatcaactccaaaaaaattattttaggCATGCCTATGTACGGGAGAGGCTTTACCCATGTTAATTCTAATTCGATcgaaaaaataaccaacGGCTCCGTTTCGTATAGTGGTGTGGGTGGGTTATCTGATGGAGAGCCCGGTATGTGGTTGTATAACCAATTGCCACTAAgaaatggtaataatgcAAAAGTTAGTGCTAGCAGTATGAACAATGAACACTTTGATTCTGAAGCTGTGTCTGCATATAGTTTTGACCCcaacaataaaacatttGTTGGTTATGATAATCAACAAAGTATGGTTGTTAAAGCAGAATACGTCCAGAAAATGAAACTAGGGGGTGGCTTTTGGTGGGAATCGTGCGGTGAAAATAGTGCAAAACCATTAATTAAAGCTTTCCATGATAGTATTCCAAATGCTTCATGGGACagtaaaaaacaaaaaagtttatgGAATAATTCACAAGTAATTGAGTATTATTTGAAAGAATATGGCGAGGAGGGatttttatccaaaatGATGCAATCGCAATtgtatagaaaaaataatagttga